In the Argiope bruennichi chromosome 8, qqArgBrue1.1, whole genome shotgun sequence genome, ATAAACAGCATAGGATTTTACCATTGATTCATTGCTGGTTGGtgaatttctgaatattataaattaattttaatatcgtttgcttaatttatctaatattatatttcattattattacaaataagtaacattttttataataatacagaatactgctttaaaaatatctgtctccTAATTTGACATTGCTTATAATTGTTACTTTATCACATTATCATGTTGTTTGATGTCCGAAAGACACACACCATATAATTTCAGAGtttctaagaattaatttttaatttgagattttgggAGATTATGACATTATAACTTCATCAtcataacttctgaaaatacaatatcacagattttatattaaagattattttaaaattttaaaaattgcctttctATAATGCCAATTTAAATGCTATGCAATTCTTCTCGTTTGGCAgtgttaaagatttttcaaagtattaaagttggtaaaaaataaaattcatacatctaacattactttttaaaacaatttaacacggtgtctttcatatttataaagactaaatttagtaataattttttcagactTGCTTATTAgcaggaattttcattttttttttttttttttgcatttgaatacCCTTTATaaaaatgcactattttaatataattggaacttcattataattatttaattcatttaatgaaattttgattctttacgAATGACGTcatctatcaataatttttgataaaaaagaaactgtttgtATGTAGGGACTgtaataccggaccaaaatttcaataccggtattcggtattttttaaatcttaataccgggataccggttttaataccggtattagacatttcagaaaaaaagaaaacacaggtgtttctatcttttatttgccagttttgttagagagtgtaaatatcacaaaaataatttgtaatttataaattataacggtatataatcacaaaaaagtaaagaaacatcttatttatttaaatcacaaaaaagtgtaaatatcactattcagtctgtggtactattacaaatttttgaaatgtgatcttaaaaaacatgatgcatccattgtactgtcattaagcctgaaaagtaattttgtgtaaaaattaccagctgtcgaaaacgctctttcggcatctacgctagttggtggtactgttagcaatgcgcgatatactttttccaagtatttacctcaacatgcctcatcttcaaataaatcgatttctcgtcggatggttttggatatagctgatttctgtattgtattttggttagttgattttttttatttattgctaattttaatttttgttcaagagataattccttttcactatcgacagtagtgacatcataatcttcgataattgaaccgaattcttccgaatgtggataggtttgtgggtaaacatttttaagaaaatttactctaaacttaatcagatttgaattgggttattttcttttcttctttttcattttcatttttaaaatcattataattatgtaaataccataagacattttctatttcggtatgaattgcttctgtgagatttttcaatgtaatatataattcttcagatagtgatgcgtgctgttctttcagtgaatgcaacatgaaattttttgttgcattagctgttaataaattcaaatctctccgacataatgcctcaatagtcagttttattggaagtcgAGCTGATATGGTTCTGGATATTAagccgaattcactatctgaaaaattaatttacaggtttaagtcgattgctttttttgattggatttcccagtttcaaaaatcgtcccatcattaggagtaaactgttccaacgtgttttagaatctaatattaacatatattctgttttattttcagttagtatatattttagtaatatatcctttttatagggaaacgtttaaatatcttaaaaaattttcgaactttataaattataggaagcaatttttgataggttaatatttcatcctcattagcaatatcttcaacaattacattgtcattatcttcattatcaatatcactctcactcttactcttttcaaagttggaatccgaaatttctatgtCCACAATGTTTGGATTCttctggggttttttttttcagtataaatcatctattactcctaattgaattccatgtgcatagcataaatgctgatttgcaccaatcaactttccaacttttttcataattgttgctccatcagtcgttatggatacaatattttctttcaggggtaatccatgtttcgctaatttagatttaagcaattaattaaaccattagttagctaattaatttcgcccgttatggggacataaaaacaaaaacgtatactattttgctatgttcgcgatacctgaacatatagtggagacaattttaaaaatttctagtaaataccgaaaaaccggtatttaaacttgtgaataccggtataaCGAAATTGTAcgaatggctcaaaataccggtattcggtatcccggtataccggtattgcaatccctagttgtatGATTCCATAATGTTTGTAACATTATATTGAAGGcctaataacagaaaataattaaaatataaaggccACTTcttagaaatgcattaaaataaaataatatttctacctTTTAGCTTACTTCCAAgatgatgcattaaaaataaaaaatttacataatttctttattttggtatttttttagaGTCTCAAAATAGTTTAAGTAAAACGAAACCAATTGAATAGTGCACATATAATCTAGATTTAATCGTGTTAGTTTACATTTCAAAGTACTTGATAAGAAAGATATCTGTGTGATAGTTAAGAAAACAACGGTACCATTGCTCCTATAGCTGTAgatagactatatatatataaatagtgtTAAATGTTGATACGGGTCCAAGTGAAACAATGTGGAGCGTTTGAAACATTGCCTTTGATGTAAGTTCtacaaaaattttgcattttttaaaagataataagagGATACATTCGACATTTGTCAGCGAATTTTgaaagcggaaaaaaaaaaagaccagaaTAGTCAATGTTTAACAGTCTCGAATTTCAgcaatcacttaaaaaaattattttaatctgataAGGCTTCTAAGATGGTGTACTGTTTATTACTTGCTCAGgtatgaaaattgtttgaagtGCTTTCTAAATCTTAGATTTTAGAACTTCCAAATGTATTTGTTTCTTATCTTATTAATTAAGGTTAGTACTGTCTACGAAActctttttctcaattttaattagatttttaattaaaaattaatcattttcaacaataacttcggagcatataatgacacaaaaattatttttatgcctttttaaatacaaaaaaaaaaaatattttagagctatgaatgttagatttttttccttaaccttaataataaaaattaaataattatcataatttattttgcaaaaagtagttaaagacatttttacaaaatccGTCTGTCTGTAGAATTGGCTTTTGCAGTATAGAGTAGGGAAAATTAATCTCGTAATTATTAtgaattgaagtttttaaagttaattaaattgagatttaaaatattccccatgtattttgaattattttgatataatttttatgaatatataaagttgaatttaaaaaaatccgcgaaaaaatattttatagcaaacgataaaataaacttgcttttttaaataatagcgtTAATTGCtggtatttgttttaaataaaacgacataaaatttaaaaaacgttaAGCTCATAATTCaatgattgatatattttaataagcgGAGGCCAAGAAAACTGAatcgaactttaaaaaatatttcgaaatcttCTAAACATTGTTTCGAAGATTTCAAACTCTGAATTGAACCTCAAAATATACGAAATGAAAGTTCcactttctttcattttctgtatttaaatactCCTATTTATTAGAGAcagtaaattattctaaatattattggaaattctGGATATCTGTTGCTGAAAAAAATACTGTCCCAAAATGAAATCTGCAATGTGAAACACGGTACAGAGCTTATATGAAATCCttaatatgaaacagaaaatgtatctttatcttacgattttcaaaataatcaatcattGCGATATGAATGGCAATCTGAACTCTATTTCAGTTCAAAACTGTTATTTTAGGTATTTAATATTAGGAATTATAATAAGTGCTTAATAAAAATcttggttaaaaaatttaaaatcttgattaaaataaCTGCTTCTTTGGCCCAGCATTTCAAACTATGattgaatgtaaattaaaataaaatatcatgaaagagaaatgataataacaataataattgtaGCATAATGCTCTACCCTGAAATATTCCTTTGTAATCAGTAATAATTTGCGATgactaatatttaaatgtttgaagattGGATCGAATCTGCCCAAAGAGcatttaaataaggaataatgtataatattaagcAGAAAATACATGTCGGTTCCAAGAATTTCTTCTAAACGGGAAAACTAGCCCTTGAAATTTTTATGCGACATTctgaaatacatttcataaatggcgatatttttaactatcaaaattaatttttcttaatatatttaattaaaaattgaaaattaagataatgTTCGTATTTTTTAGCCAATAgctagtgaaatatttttaaaaaatggcatttttacaTCACAAAAAAGGCAAAATCACATTTGCACCTTgttaaagaacaataatttatctttttaatgacctTAAATTTAtacgattcatttttttctctcaatttagCAAACTActaaaaaaggttttcaaaacaattcatagttatcaaatttaaaccattttttgttCGTTCGTTTGATCAAATAAGAAAACTGAGGATTTTTGATTGTTAGGCAATCGTGAGACATTAACCAACTCctcttttactttttgtttttctttcaaattttaaataatttcggcAGCGTTTAGCTAAACTTTATGTAATTAGATTAAAATCAccttttcatcttaaaatttcatataattaaaaattaagcaagccTTTTGCATTATTCCATGATAGATTTGAAAATATcacacaaaatctattttttacacCATATTTAACTTAAAAGAGTTTAGCTTCTCAGTTGCATCAATCTCTCTTTCTTATAAtttgtttctcttattttaataagttttcaaaatcagttttataacaatatttgttTATGGTTTTACAACAAGAATACTCGAAACTTTTTTGTCAGAACACATTAGAAGAATTCTGGAAGATCATgtggagaaaaatttaaatgcagacgATTCGAAGTTTAAAAGCAGAACTCTGGTAGAACATGTCAAGAAAGGTTTAAAAGCAaacgaataataatttatatcagaagtaatttattttattcactttaatgttttattacctactagccgcctttggcgatcagccggttcgccaatcttaatgttcgttaaaattttaataattaaatattttatgcaatttctactttaatagcttcttcatcaaaatattttaaaacttcaaattttgattatcatataattccttcataatattataaaggccttcagtcataacgtaatatgtatctctctcattttctgttagcacccgtagaatttattctttaaattaaagtggaaagaattattttcatttaatataataatattttttactgaaacaaagcatttttttataatctgattactgaaaatagagtcactcagcgtttaaactttatgagcactaaagaatatcttcttaaatttatgtaatatctcaagagttggtcaacaaaattttcttagattcattatgagcagatcgattaattaacaatgtttaaatttaaatgcatcaaacactaagaaaataaaacgaatcgtttaaaaaaaacggttgaaaacggtagaatttatgctttaaattaaagtggaaagaatttatcttcatttaatataataatattttttactgaaacaaagcatttttttataatctgattactgaaaatagagtcactcagcgtttaaactttatgggcactaaagaatatctttttaaatttatgtaatatctcaagagttggtcaacaaaattttcttagattcattatgagcagatctattaattaacaatgtttaaattaaaattaaaagaaaataaaacgaatcgtttaaaataaacggttgaaaacaggttttaaaaaaactacttaaaaaacgatgtacttaaaactataaacatatacaaaaaatatataactaacataaatacaatttacttacaaaagcatgcaactaacccaaaaataatttaaatcatccattgataacgttgtcatggcaacaatcagaacagaatgcgcatgcgtgaattttcttcgccggttacgtaacgcaaatacgtgatttttttctacgccagttggggtaacgctatgcggattagaaatttttaatttcctttattctgttttattttaattcaaaagtacttcagaatgaatctgaaagattgattcattaacaatgtttaattttacatgcatcaaacattaagaaaataaacagaactgattgaaataatccgccgaaaaattttaaccctagcctcattactgttgggagaaaaaaaaaactgaagcctttctcgtttggcgctggggataatggaagatttttttggcgaaaaagttggcggtggggaaaatggaagatttttttggcgggaaagttaatttttaattaataattaaaattctaattaaaaattcgaaaaaagaaaccccaggtgcacattcccaacctccaaggtatacatgtaccaaatttggtagctgtatgtcaaacggtctggcctgtagagcgccaacacacacacacacacacattgagctttattataagtatagaagaattaattaatgaattttcaaaatagtaattgAAACCTTCCtatgctaattcaaaaaaaattttgaattattttctagcaaatactaatattttatggGAAACATTTCTTaatagtagtttttaaaaataatttgattgaaaacattttctctttttaaaactaGCAATCAGGAAGTCCGATGTGTTTCCAAGTCTGACACGAATGAGCTTGAGTGCACGAATAAATTTTCCACActtttttctagataatttaacatttatataaaaagactattaaaagatttatattatgcATGATTTTATGAACTAAGGGATATCaccaataaatctattttaatttttattgcaacaaaGTCTATTGTCTAATTTTCATATTGTGAAAATATCCATATTATAAATAGtccttaattaaattattcttttcatcaaCAGgaacattccaaaattttcatttaagctGTGAAATTCGGCATTTATAAATTGTGTGAAATTcggaaatttataaattgtgtgaAATTCGGCAAAGCTTTAGTTAATGGCACAAGAATGGAAATCCCAAACCAAAACGCAAGTTTTAGCAAattaagaatcattaaaaatttgactgCAATATCTATATCATTTCTATTGATGTTCACTGCTTGTGATGGTTTAATTATGCTCCAAACGACTATGAATAAAGAGGAAGGGATAGGCACGGTCGGTCAAGCTGTCATACATATTACTTATGGAATTTCGTCTTTATTACTTTCTAGTTATGTTAGCAAGAAACTTGGCAGTAAATCAACTCAGCTTTTGGGAATGATTATGTATTTGCCCTACGTTGCAGCAAATTTTTATCCTTCGTGGATTACTCTGGTGCCGTCAGCCGTCATCACCGGTGTTGGCTGCACTTTACTTTGGGGAGCTCAATGCACATATTTCAATGAATGCTCAGTTCTCTATAGAGACGTTACAGATGATTCCACTGATTATATTCCAAGTCCTGTGATCACCTATAGATCTGGTAAAGGAGAGATAAAAGAACTATCTGCAAAGCATTTCCTGCAAGAAGCAGAAATAAGTCTAAACTTTCAAGGAGATTGCGAAAACTCTCTAAAAACTTCTCCATCATTTCATCTGCCATCATACAAACGTTCTGAACCTGGAAGTGAAACAGAATCAAATCGACAATGTTCGGAAAGAACTTCCAAAAAAACAACTGAATATGTTCaagattttgaaaacttaaattccGAGACAATCAATAATCCTAAATTATCTGAGGACATTCAAActattgaggaaaaaaaaaataaaccttttgcgTTGCATACAAAAAACAAGATGGAATATAATCCTAATCAAAAGTCGAAGTCTCTTAGTGCTGTGAATTCTTTGTTTTTCGGCTTCCATGGTTTGGCGTATTGTTCTGCACAAGTGTGGAGCAATTTAATCAGTTTCTATGTGCTTGCCTCAAAACATACTGAAAActataataaaacttcaaattgttCTTGTGGGGCAGATTTTTGTAATACTGACCAAGAGTGTGTCAATTCTAAGATAGAAGAAGTGCCCTCAGATATCAGACAGTATTACACCGGTTTATGTTTTGCTTGTGGGATCCTAGCTGTGCTACTAATTTGGATATTTGTGGATCACTTGGAAAAATCTAAAAAGCAAGTAACTTTATCGTGGAATCATATCTTTGCCACCGTTAAATTCATCCGTAATAAAGAACAGCTCTTTATAATACCCCTAACCATTTGCACCAGCATGGTTCAAGCGTTTTATATGGCTGATTTTACGAAGGTATGTTAAAGTTCATTTTATACCATTTAATGAATCTGTTGTAGGAGTAAATTAATCACtctaacaaaggaaaaaaaaatactactcaCATTTCATCTATTTGTCACTGAAAGTTCGAAGGAAATTTATACCatcaataatttagaatattttgcctCTTTAAcgatacttatttcatttttgcgcaatttgtctttaaattattattaatccttCAGAAAATTTATCTCACCgtattttgaagtgaaaaatttggaaataatcctTAGCTCAACAGCTTTATTACAATTACCCtgccagaaatttttttaaaattcctcttttattttaataagcctTTTCACAGggcttatatttattcttaaagtaGAAATGGagtcattttaaaactttgaaatcaatATGCACTGACATTGAAATAGTGATTTAACATGTCGtcagacaaaaaaatatatcaccaAATTATTTTGATCTGCGCCAAAAAAAAAACGTTGCCAAAAAATGTTTTAGCATTAAGATGCGCTCAGATTGGCGGATATCTAAATTTTCGCTTGCGCTTGGCTAACTGCAAAGTACCAGGAAATGTAATGCTTTAACAAGCAAGTGAACTGAATTTCACTTGCAGACACAACAGAAGTTTCGAGctttgaaaaattactaaaacaatgCCGGTTTTCCACAGTAAGTtcggaaaaaaattccaaaaagtatgtttttactcgcttttaaagtttaaatttttac is a window encoding:
- the LOC129980896 gene encoding protein unc-93 homolog A-like isoform X1; the protein is MEIPNQNASFSKLRIIKNLTAISISFLLMFTACDGLIMLQTTMNKEEGIGTVGQAVIHITYGISSLLLSSYVSKKLGSKSTQLLGMIMYLPYVAANFYPSWITLVPSAVITGVGCTLLWGAQCTYFNECSVLYRDVTDDSTDYIPSPVITYRSGKGEIKELSAKHFLQEAEISLNFQGDCENSLKTSPSFHLPSYKRSEPGSETESNRQCSERTSKKTTEYVQDFENLNSETINNPKLSEDIQTIEEKKNKPFALHTKNKMEYNPNQKSKSLSAVNSLFFGFHGLAYCSAQVWSNLISFYVLASKHTENYNKTSNCSCGADFCNTDQECVNSKIEEVPSDIRQYYTGLCFACGILAVLLIWIFVDHLEKSKKQVTLSWNHIFATVKFIRNKEQLFIIPLTICTSMVQAFYMADFTKSYIACSWSTSHIGLVTVFYGITSALSSMISGVLIRLIGRRIVLICCQIINIVSLVLLYLWTPDAQQPIMFYLAGGIFGFVIGIFHSQTKALYGVFFQGEEETAYSSCNMYSSIGWALPFVYNEFFCTSIKLYIMFTISCLGLLGYLLAERSFSRRKKQNETFK
- the LOC129980896 gene encoding UNC93-like protein isoform X2 codes for the protein MEIPNQNASFSKLRIIKNLTAISISFLLMFTACDGLIMLQTTMNKEEGIGTVGQAVIHITYGISSLLLSSYVSKKLGSKSTQLLGMIMYLPYVAANFYPSWITLVPSAVITGVGCTLLWGAQCTYFNECSVLYRDVTDDSTDYIPSPVITYRSGKGEIKELSAKHFLQEAEISLNFQGDCENSLKTSPSFHLPSYKRSEPGSETESNRQCSERTSKKTTEYVQDFENLNSETINNPKLSEDIQTIEEKKNKPFALHTKNKMEYNPNQKSKSLSAVNSLFFGFHGLAYCSAQVWSNLISFYVLASKHTENYNKTSNCSCGADFCNTDQECVNSKIEEVPSDIRQYYTGLCFACGILAVLLIWIFVDHLEKSKKQVTLSWNHIFATVKFIRNKEQLFIIPLTICTSMVQAFYMADFTKRFMEFSSKEKKKQPIPAATCTVP